The Benincasa hispida cultivar B227 chromosome 9, ASM972705v1, whole genome shotgun sequence genome has a segment encoding these proteins:
- the LOC120084829 gene encoding probable cyclic nucleotide-gated ion channel 14 isoform X2 — MHFTDLQTSMELKKGKFVRFHSNLEKNDGNKRRVEFPLPVFRMGKKLENESKVMNSDSSGRSKVFVETNGLQEQKNKRILNPESERILRWNRVFLFSCLTALFVDPLFFYLPSVIHHNRSSCMTTDFNLGIVVTVFRTFADVFYLLHMILKFRIAYVSPTSRVFGKGELVTDPKKIAKRYLKSDFCIDLIASLPLPQILGAAWYLLSVERHAMCWKFTCRREFSPMKCLLDYLDCGTLNDVDRRIWEVNTTVFSQCSPDEDVVFNYGIFADAIAKDVISSRFLQKYFYCLWWGLQNLSSYGQGLETSIFIGETLFAILIAIMGLVLFAHLIGNMQTYLQSITVRLEEWRVKRRDTEEWMKHRQLPQDLQERVRRFVQYKWLATRGVDEESILQGLPTDLRRDIQRHLCLDLVRRVPFFAQMDDQLLDAICERLASSLCTQRTYIVREGDPVTEMLFIIRGMLESSTTDGGRSGFFNSITLRPGDFCGEELLAWALLPKSSISLPSSTRTVRAITEVEAFALRAEDLKFVANQFRRLHSKKLQHTFRFYSYHWRTWAACFIQAAWRRFKRRIIAKSLSLQESFSLTPEKPVADEAEQEEEEHNTPRTNYSQAKQNLGVTILASRFAANTRRGAQKLKDVNLSKLRKPDEPDFSEEPDD; from the exons ATGCATTTCACTGATCTTCAAACCAGCATGGAACTGAAGAAAGGGAAATTCGTCAG GTTTCACTCTAATCTGGAGAAAAATGATGGGAATAAGAGGCGTGTTGAGTTCCCATTACCAGTTTTTAGAATGGGGAAGAAATTAGAGAATGAAAGTAAAGTTATGAACTCGGATTCTTCAGGGAGGTCGAAGGTTTTTGTGGAGACTAATGGGTTACAAGAACAGAAGAATAAGAGGATTCTTAATCCTGAAAGTGAAAGGATTCTGAGATGGAATAGGGTTTTTCTCTTCTCTTGTTTGACAGCTCTTTTCGTTGACCCATTGTTCTTCTACCTTCCTTCAGTGATTCATCATAACAGGTCATCTTGTATGACAACTGATTTCAATTTGGGAATTGTTGTGACTGTTTTTCGCACTTTTGCCGATGTTTTTTATCTGTTGCATATGATTTTGAAGTTCCGGATTGCTTATGTATCACCAACTTCAAGAGTTTTTGGCAAAGGTGAACTTGTTACTGATCCAAAGAAGATTGCTAAACGCTATTTGAAGTCAGATTTCTGTATAGATCTCATTGCTTCTCTGCCTCTTCCTCAG ATCTTAGGAGCAGCATGGTATTTACTTTCTGTGGAGCGCCATGCCATGTGCTGGAAGTTCACCTGCAGGAGAGAATTCAGTCCTATGAAATGCCTTCTTGACTATCTGGATTGTGGTACTTTAAATGATGTAGACCGCAGGATATGGGAAGTGAATACTACCGTTTTTAGCCAATGTTCTCCAGATGAAGACGTCGTTTTCAATTATGGGATATTTGCCGATGCGATTGCAAAAGATGTCATCTCCTCCAGGTTCCTTCAGAAGTATTTCTATTGTTTATGGTGGGGCTTACAGAACTTGag TTCCTATGGTCAGGGTTTGGAAACGAGTATCTTCATAGGAGAAACTTTATTTGCTATCCTCATTGCTATAATGGGTTTGGTCTTGTTTGCGCATTTGATCGGAAACATGCAG ACCTATTTGCAATCCATCACTGTGAGGCTGGAGGAGTGGAGGGTCAAGCGTCGAGACACTGAGGAATGGATGAAACATCGACAGCTCCCTCAAGATTTACAAGAACGTGTGAGGAGATTTGTTCAATATAAGTGGCTTGCAACACGAGGAGTGGACGAAGAATCGATCTTACAAGGCCTTCCAACAGATCTCCGTCGAGATATTCAGCGCCACTTGTGCCTCGACCTCGTTCGACGT GTTCCTTTTTTCGCACAGATGGATGATCAGCTACTTGATGCAATTTGTGAGCGACTGGCATCCTCTCTATGTACACAACGTACTTACATTGTTCGTGAAGGAGATCCTGTTACTGAGATGCTCTTTATCATTCGAGGAATGCTCGAGAGTTCCACGACGGATGGAGGACGGTCAGGTTTTTTCAATTCGATAACCTTAAGACCTGGGGATTTTTGTGGAGAAGAGCTTCTCGCTTGGGCATTGCTACCAAAATCATCAATCAGCTTGCCATCTTCTACTAGAACAGTCAGAGCAATCACTGAAGTGGAAGCCTTTGCTCTGCGTGCAGAGGATCTCAAATTTGTGGCTAACCAGTTTCGACGACTTCATAGCAAGAAGCTTCAGCATACCTTCAGGTTTTACTCTTATCACTGGAGAACCTGGGCTGCCTGCTTCATTCAGGCAGCATGGCGTCGCTTCAAAAGGCGAATCATAGCGAAGTCACTCAGCTTGCAGGAGTCTTTCTCGTTGACTCCCGAGAAGCCAGTGGCTGACGAAGCCGAACAAGAAGAGGAAGAACATAATACTCCACGCACCAATTACTCTCAAGCAAAACAAAACCTCGGTGTCACCATATTGGCTTCGAGGTTTGCTGCAAACACACGTAGAGGAGCACAAAAGCTCAAGGATGTCAACTTATCCAAGCTGCGAAAGCCTGATGAGCCAGACTTTTCTGAAGAACCAGACGATTAA
- the LOC120086214 gene encoding probable xyloglucan glycosyltransferase 5 has product MAPRLGFLCRWGKETDPQKGTPVVVTMEKPNFSVVEIDGPDAAFRPVEKSRGKNAKQVTWVLLLKANRAVGCITWLVTVLWALLGTIKKRLIYRQGVAIEGGKLGRGKLLFGVIRVFLVTSIAILAFEMLAYFKGWHYFQNSNLHIPQASELQGLLHALYVAWLTFRADYIAPLIQTLSKFCIVLFLIQSVDRMILCFGCLWIKYKRIEPKIEGDPFKLDDVEGAGYKYPMVLVQIPMCNEREVYEQSISAVCQIDWPRDRLLIQVLDDSDDESIQLLIKAEVAKWSQKGVNIVYRHRLVRTGYKAGNLKSAMSCDYVRDYEFVAIFDADFQPNPDFLKLTVPHFKDNPELGLVQARWSFVNRDENLLTRLQNINLCFHFEVEQQVNGVFLNFFGFNGTAGVWRIKALEESGGWLERTTVEDMDIAVRAHLNGWKFVFLNDVKVLCEVPESYEAYRKQQHRWHSGPMQLFRLCLPAVISSKISRWKKANLILLFFLLRKLILPFYSFTLFCIILPLTMFVPEAELPVWVICYVPVFMSLLNILPSPKSFPFIVPYLLFENTMSVTKFNAMVSGLFQLGSSYEWIVTKKAGRSSESDLLTAAERDSKTMNQAQICRGASESEISELAHLKERKEVVSAPVKKVNKIYRKELALAFLLLLASLRSLLAAQGVHFYFLMFQGVTFLLVGLDLIGEQMS; this is encoded by the exons ATGGCGCCGAGATTGGGGTTTTTGTGTCGGTGGGGTAAAGAGACAGACCCTCAAAAGGGAACTCCGGTGGTTGTGACGATGGAGAAACCTAACTTCTCCGTCGTGGAGATCGACGGCCCCGACGCTGCATTCCGGCCGGTGGAGAAAAGTAGAGGCAAAAATGCCAAACAGGTCACGTGGGTTCTTCTTCTAAAGGCCAATCGAGCCGTCGGTTGCATAACTTGGCTTGTTACTGTTCTTTGGGCATTGTTGGGAACAATCAAGAAGAGACTGATCTACAGACAAGGAGTCGCCATTGAAGGCGGGAAGTTAGGAAGAGGGAAGTTATTGTTTGGAGTTATTAGAGTTTTCTTAGTAACTTCCATTGCGATTCTTGCTTTTGAAATGCTTGCTTATTTCAAAGGCTGGCATTATTTTCAGAATTCCAATCTGCATATTCCTCAAGCTTCTGAGTTGCAAGGATTGCTTCATGCACTCTATGTTGCTTGGTTAACTTTTAGAGCAGACTACATTGCTCCCCTCATTCAAACCCTCTCTAAATTTTGCATTGTTCTGTTCCTTATCCAATCGGTGGATCGTATGATCCTTTGTTTTGGTTGCCTGTggataaaatacaaaagaattgAACCCAAAATTGAAGGGGATCCCTTCAAGTTGGACGATGTGGAGGGCGCTGGGTACAAGTATCCAATGGTTCTTGTTCAAATTCCCATGTGCAACGAGCGGGAG GTTTATGAGCAATCTATATCTGCAGTCTGTCAGATTGATTGGCCAAGGGACCGCTTACTAATTCAAGTTCTTGATGATTCTGATGATGAGAGCATCCAACTGTTAATTAAGGCAGAGGTTGCTAAATGGAGCCAAAAGGGGGTAAACATAGTGTATCGCCATCGATTAGTAAGAACAGGATATAAAGCTGGGAATCTCAAGTCTGCAATGAGTTGTGATTATGTTAGAGACTATGAGTTTGTAGCAATTTTTGATGCTGACTTTCAACCTAATCCAGATTTTCTTAAACTGACCGTCCCCCATTTCAAG gaTAACCCGGAGCTAGGTTTGGTTCAGGCCAGATGGTCTTTCGTGAACAGGGATGAAAACTTGTTGACACGCCTTCAAAATATTAACTTGTGTTTCCACTTTGAGGTAGAACAGCAGGTTAATGGGGTGTTCCTTAATTTCTTTGGTTTCAATGGCACTGCTGGTGTTTGGAGGATTAAAGCCCTGGAGGAATCTGGAGGGTGGCTCGAAAGAACCACAGTAGAGGATATGGATATAGCTGTGAGAGCCCATCTTAACGGCTGGAAATTTGTATTCCTAAATGACGTTAAG GTCCTTTGTGAAGTTCCTGAGTCCTATGAAGCTTACAGGAAACAGCAACATCGTTGGCATTCTGGTCCTATGCAACTATTCAGGTTGTGTCTTCCAGCAGTCATAAGTTCTAAG ATATCAAGATGGAAGAAGGCAAATTTGATACTGTTGTTCTTTCTATTAAGGAAACTTATCCTTCCATTCTATTCCTTCACGTTGTTCTGCATAATTCTTCCTCTAACCATGTTCGTACCAGAAGCCGAGCTTCCTGTATGGGTGATCTGTTATGTGCCTGTCTTCATGTCATTACTCAACATTCTTCCATCCCCAAAATCTTTTCCTTTTATTGTCCCCTACCTGCTTTTTGAGAACACTATGTCCGTCACCAAATTCAATGCCATGGTATCTGGCTTATTTCAGTTAGGTAGCTCTTATGAGTGGATTGTGACCAAAAAGGCTGGCAGATCCTCCGAATCCGACTTACTGACCGCTGCTGAAAGGGACTCTAAGACAATGAATCAAGCTCAGATCTGTAGAGGTGCTTCCGAGAGTGAGATTTCTGAGTTGGCTCACTTAAAGGAACGCAAAGAAGTCGTCTCTGCACCTGTCAAAAAAGTTAACAAGATATATCGGAAAGAGCTAGCGCTCGCGTTTCTTTTACTGTTAGCCTCACTAAGGAGTCTCTTGGCTGCACAAGGAGTCCACTTCTACTTCTTGATGTTCCAAGGTGTGACCTTCCTCCTTGTAGGCCTTGATCTAATTGGAGAGCAAATGAGCTGA
- the LOC120084829 gene encoding probable cyclic nucleotide-gated ion channel 14 isoform X1 produces the protein MHFTDLQTSMELKKGKFVRFHSNLEKNDGNKRRVEFPLPVFRMGKKLENESKVMNSDSSGRSKVFVETNGLQEQKNKRILNPESERILRWNRVFLFSCLTALFVDPLFFYLPSVIHHNRSSCMTTDFNLGIVVTVFRTFADVFYLLHMILKFRIAYVSPTSRVFGKGELVTDPKKIAKRYLKSDFCIDLIASLPLPQIMIWFIMPAIRSSHADHTNNTLVLIVLLQYIPRFYLIFPLSSHIIKTTGVVTKTAWAGAAYNLILYMLASHILGAAWYLLSVERHAMCWKFTCRREFSPMKCLLDYLDCGTLNDVDRRIWEVNTTVFSQCSPDEDVVFNYGIFADAIAKDVISSRFLQKYFYCLWWGLQNLSSYGQGLETSIFIGETLFAILIAIMGLVLFAHLIGNMQTYLQSITVRLEEWRVKRRDTEEWMKHRQLPQDLQERVRRFVQYKWLATRGVDEESILQGLPTDLRRDIQRHLCLDLVRRVPFFAQMDDQLLDAICERLASSLCTQRTYIVREGDPVTEMLFIIRGMLESSTTDGGRSGFFNSITLRPGDFCGEELLAWALLPKSSISLPSSTRTVRAITEVEAFALRAEDLKFVANQFRRLHSKKLQHTFRFYSYHWRTWAACFIQAAWRRFKRRIIAKSLSLQESFSLTPEKPVADEAEQEEEEHNTPRTNYSQAKQNLGVTILASRFAANTRRGAQKLKDVNLSKLRKPDEPDFSEEPDD, from the exons ATGCATTTCACTGATCTTCAAACCAGCATGGAACTGAAGAAAGGGAAATTCGTCAG GTTTCACTCTAATCTGGAGAAAAATGATGGGAATAAGAGGCGTGTTGAGTTCCCATTACCAGTTTTTAGAATGGGGAAGAAATTAGAGAATGAAAGTAAAGTTATGAACTCGGATTCTTCAGGGAGGTCGAAGGTTTTTGTGGAGACTAATGGGTTACAAGAACAGAAGAATAAGAGGATTCTTAATCCTGAAAGTGAAAGGATTCTGAGATGGAATAGGGTTTTTCTCTTCTCTTGTTTGACAGCTCTTTTCGTTGACCCATTGTTCTTCTACCTTCCTTCAGTGATTCATCATAACAGGTCATCTTGTATGACAACTGATTTCAATTTGGGAATTGTTGTGACTGTTTTTCGCACTTTTGCCGATGTTTTTTATCTGTTGCATATGATTTTGAAGTTCCGGATTGCTTATGTATCACCAACTTCAAGAGTTTTTGGCAAAGGTGAACTTGTTACTGATCCAAAGAAGATTGCTAAACGCTATTTGAAGTCAGATTTCTGTATAGATCTCATTGCTTCTCTGCCTCTTCCTCAG ATTATGATATGGTTTATCATGCCAGCAATTAGAAGCTCTCATGCAGACCATACAAACAATACACTTGTGTTAATTGTCCTGCTTCAGTATATTCCAAGATTTTACCTGATTTTCCCATTAAGTTCCCACATTATCAAAACTACTGGTGTTGTCACAAAGACTGCTTGGGCTGGGGCTGCATATAACCTTATATTGTATATGCTAGCTAGTCAT ATCTTAGGAGCAGCATGGTATTTACTTTCTGTGGAGCGCCATGCCATGTGCTGGAAGTTCACCTGCAGGAGAGAATTCAGTCCTATGAAATGCCTTCTTGACTATCTGGATTGTGGTACTTTAAATGATGTAGACCGCAGGATATGGGAAGTGAATACTACCGTTTTTAGCCAATGTTCTCCAGATGAAGACGTCGTTTTCAATTATGGGATATTTGCCGATGCGATTGCAAAAGATGTCATCTCCTCCAGGTTCCTTCAGAAGTATTTCTATTGTTTATGGTGGGGCTTACAGAACTTGag TTCCTATGGTCAGGGTTTGGAAACGAGTATCTTCATAGGAGAAACTTTATTTGCTATCCTCATTGCTATAATGGGTTTGGTCTTGTTTGCGCATTTGATCGGAAACATGCAG ACCTATTTGCAATCCATCACTGTGAGGCTGGAGGAGTGGAGGGTCAAGCGTCGAGACACTGAGGAATGGATGAAACATCGACAGCTCCCTCAAGATTTACAAGAACGTGTGAGGAGATTTGTTCAATATAAGTGGCTTGCAACACGAGGAGTGGACGAAGAATCGATCTTACAAGGCCTTCCAACAGATCTCCGTCGAGATATTCAGCGCCACTTGTGCCTCGACCTCGTTCGACGT GTTCCTTTTTTCGCACAGATGGATGATCAGCTACTTGATGCAATTTGTGAGCGACTGGCATCCTCTCTATGTACACAACGTACTTACATTGTTCGTGAAGGAGATCCTGTTACTGAGATGCTCTTTATCATTCGAGGAATGCTCGAGAGTTCCACGACGGATGGAGGACGGTCAGGTTTTTTCAATTCGATAACCTTAAGACCTGGGGATTTTTGTGGAGAAGAGCTTCTCGCTTGGGCATTGCTACCAAAATCATCAATCAGCTTGCCATCTTCTACTAGAACAGTCAGAGCAATCACTGAAGTGGAAGCCTTTGCTCTGCGTGCAGAGGATCTCAAATTTGTGGCTAACCAGTTTCGACGACTTCATAGCAAGAAGCTTCAGCATACCTTCAGGTTTTACTCTTATCACTGGAGAACCTGGGCTGCCTGCTTCATTCAGGCAGCATGGCGTCGCTTCAAAAGGCGAATCATAGCGAAGTCACTCAGCTTGCAGGAGTCTTTCTCGTTGACTCCCGAGAAGCCAGTGGCTGACGAAGCCGAACAAGAAGAGGAAGAACATAATACTCCACGCACCAATTACTCTCAAGCAAAACAAAACCTCGGTGTCACCATATTGGCTTCGAGGTTTGCTGCAAACACACGTAGAGGAGCACAAAAGCTCAAGGATGTCAACTTATCCAAGCTGCGAAAGCCTGATGAGCCAGACTTTTCTGAAGAACCAGACGATTAA